DNA from Campylobacter concisus:
CATAGTTGTTCCTACGAGGGAGATAACTGGTGAGGATACGTTTGAAACAACATTTTTTAAGCGTGAAGATGATTTTAAATTAATGGAATATACTGGACTACACGATCATAATGGCAATGAAATATATAGTGGCTATATCGTAGAATATCCAGATGGAAGTGTAGGTGAGGTTGTGTGGAGTGGCGGCTATGCATCATATATTTCAAAACTAAAGCGTATGAAGCCTTTTGTATTTTGGATAGATGACAAATGCAAGGTTATAGGCAATGTTTATCATAACAAAGAGCTTTTAGATAAAGCTCAAGAGGCATAAAAACGTTGAGTATTTTATGTTTTTAAGTAGATGTATATTATATAATTTAAGTAAATATTAAAGTAAAATATATTATAATTATATAAATTAAAAAGATGGAGTTATAAACATGTTAGACGAAAAATACAGCAGCTATGCTGAGAAGGT
Protein-coding regions in this window:
- a CDS encoding YopX family protein, which codes for MKPIKFKAYVPGINVLLNVINMDLDFNGDVTGIVVPTREITGEDTFETTFFKREDDFKLMEYTGLHDHNGNEIYSGYIVEYPDGSVGEVVWSGGYASYISKLKRMKPFVFWIDDKCKVIGNVYHNKELLDKAQEA